The following proteins come from a genomic window of Achromobacter deleyi:
- a CDS encoding PLP-dependent aminotransferase family protein yields the protein MIKSTTTLEFNRAMTDQAALLSSPLARGPGALPRQRQLIQRLKQAILAGQLPAGGKLPASRVLADELDISRNTVLIAYEQLTAEGYVIADRQGTRVAPLSATAASAARQAAQRTTGRGSLPEAPAFRTATRLSRIVSTRAPNDGSLPLTPGTPALTQFPINAWRRAQDRALQAAPAATLGYGPPVGEPALREAIAQYLRVSRGVRCDASRIVITEGAQGALALCVQLLTNPGDTAWLEEPGYRGAKSAFHAGDLNVVAMRVDVDGVAISDDDWRARPPRLIQTTPTHQYPTGAVLSLARRLDLLERARRAGAWIIEDDYDSEFRHQGEPIAAMQGLLPDAPVLYVGTFSKTMFPALRLGFLVLPQAIAEPAMPSITEMLRGGHRLEQLTMAAFIDNGQFSRHLGRMRRLYRDRQAALREALAQHLGVDHEVLGGHSGLHLTVRLPPDIPDRAIVEQARQLGMNPNALSTFAITPQPQDNGLVIGYGNTSADRFPALVRQLGRLAATPRR from the coding sequence ATGATAAAAAGCACCACGACCCTTGAATTTAATAGAGCCATGACCGACCAAGCCGCCCTGCTCTCCAGCCCGCTGGCGCGCGGGCCGGGCGCCCTGCCGCGCCAACGCCAGCTGATCCAGCGGCTCAAGCAGGCCATCCTGGCGGGCCAGTTGCCCGCCGGCGGCAAGCTGCCGGCCTCGCGCGTGCTGGCCGACGAGCTCGACATCTCGCGCAACACGGTGCTGATCGCCTATGAGCAGCTGACGGCCGAGGGTTATGTCATCGCCGACCGCCAGGGCACCCGCGTGGCGCCGTTGTCGGCCACGGCCGCCAGCGCCGCGAGACAGGCCGCCCAGCGGACCACCGGGCGGGGCTCCCTCCCCGAAGCGCCGGCCTTCCGCACCGCCACGCGGCTGTCGCGCATCGTCTCGACGCGCGCGCCCAACGACGGCTCGCTGCCGCTCACGCCGGGCACGCCGGCCCTGACCCAGTTCCCCATCAACGCCTGGCGCCGGGCCCAGGACCGGGCGCTGCAGGCCGCCCCCGCCGCCACCCTGGGCTACGGCCCGCCGGTGGGCGAACCGGCGCTGCGCGAAGCTATCGCCCAATACCTGCGGGTCTCGCGCGGGGTGCGCTGCGACGCCTCGCGCATCGTCATCACCGAAGGCGCCCAGGGCGCGCTGGCGCTGTGCGTGCAACTGCTGACCAACCCCGGCGACACCGCCTGGCTCGAAGAGCCCGGCTACCGGGGCGCCAAGTCGGCCTTCCACGCGGGCGACCTGAACGTGGTGGCGATGCGGGTCGATGTCGATGGCGTGGCGATCAGCGACGACGACTGGCGCGCGCGGCCGCCGCGCCTGATCCAGACCACGCCGACGCACCAGTACCCGACCGGCGCCGTGCTGTCGCTGGCGCGCCGGCTCGACCTGCTGGAACGGGCGCGCCGCGCCGGCGCCTGGATCATCGAGGACGACTACGACAGCGAATTCCGCCACCAGGGCGAGCCGATCGCCGCGATGCAGGGCCTGCTGCCGGACGCGCCGGTGCTGTACGTGGGCACCTTCAGCAAGACCATGTTCCCCGCCCTGCGGCTGGGCTTCCTGGTGCTGCCGCAGGCCATCGCCGAACCGGCCATGCCGTCGATCACGGAAATGCTGCGCGGCGGGCACCGGCTGGAACAGCTGACCATGGCCGCCTTCATCGACAACGGCCAGTTCTCGCGCCACCTGGGCCGCATGCGGCGGCTGTACCGCGACCGCCAGGCGGCCCTGCGCGAGGCGCTGGCGCAGCACCTGGGCGTCGACCATGAAGTGCTGGGCGGCCACAGCGGCCTGCACCTGACGGTGCGGCTGCCGCCGGACATCCCGGACCGCGCCATCGTCGAACAGGCGCGCCAGCTGGGCATGAATCCCAACGCGCTGTCGACCTTCGCCATCACGCCGCAGCCGCAGGACAACGGCCTGGTGATCGGCTACGGCAACACCAGCGCCGACCGTTTCCCGGCGCTGGTCCGGCAATTGGGAAGGCTGGCCGCGACGCCGCGACGCTGA
- a CDS encoding LysE family translocator encodes MPDIANLLTFALVALGMVLTPGPNMIYLVSRSISQGPKAGLISLSGVAVGFIFYVLCAAFGLTVLLMSVPFAYDALRFGGALYLLYLAWQAVRPGGRSPFQVRELPASSPRTLFTMGLVTNLLNPKIAVLYVSLLPQFIQPDHGSVFTQSIALGLTQVAISLSVNAVIAIMAGSIAGFLAGRPLWIVIQRWLMGTVLAGLAVRMALDSRR; translated from the coding sequence ATGCCTGACATTGCCAATCTCCTGACGTTCGCCCTGGTCGCCCTGGGCATGGTGCTCACGCCCGGGCCCAACATGATCTATCTGGTGTCGCGCTCGATTTCGCAGGGGCCCAAGGCCGGCCTGATTTCGCTGTCCGGGGTGGCGGTGGGGTTCATCTTCTATGTGCTGTGCGCGGCCTTTGGCCTGACGGTGCTGCTGATGTCGGTGCCGTTCGCCTACGACGCGCTGCGCTTTGGCGGCGCGCTCTATCTGCTGTACCTGGCCTGGCAGGCGGTGCGCCCGGGCGGCCGCTCGCCGTTCCAGGTGCGCGAGCTGCCGGCCAGCAGCCCGCGCACGCTGTTCACGATGGGCCTGGTGACCAACCTGCTCAATCCCAAGATCGCCGTGCTGTACGTGTCGCTGCTGCCGCAGTTCATCCAGCCCGACCATGGCAGCGTATTCACCCAGTCGATCGCGCTGGGCCTGACGCAGGTCGCCATCAGCCTGTCGGTCAACGCGGTCATCGCCATCATGGCTGGCTCGATCGCCGGTTTCCTGGCCGGCCGGCCGCTGTGGATCGTGATCCAGCGCTGGCTGATGGGCACGGTGCTGGCCGGCCTGGCGGTGCGCATGGCGCTGGATTCGCGCCGTTGA
- a CDS encoding DUF72 domain-containing protein — protein MPPRPSSPSAAPRAGAIRVGIGGWTYAPWRGPFYPEGLPHARELEYASRQLTAIEINGTYYSSQKPATFAKWRDETPDGFVFSLKASRYATNRRELAGAGESVHRFVHGGIAELGPKLGPIVWQFAPTKVFDADDFGAFLALLPDQVDGLPLRHVMDVRHASFACEAYLALARRYRVATVYTDSEDYPSLADRTADFVYARLMRASAAFKAGYAPKVLDAWAERLRTWAQGGDPADLPRVDPRKPAGAAHARDVFAFFINGAKERAPAAARAMIERL, from the coding sequence ATGCCGCCACGCCCATCGTCCCCGTCCGCCGCCCCTCGCGCCGGCGCCATCCGCGTCGGCATCGGCGGCTGGACCTACGCGCCATGGCGCGGCCCCTTCTACCCGGAAGGCCTGCCGCACGCGCGCGAACTCGAATACGCCAGCCGCCAGCTCACCGCCATCGAGATCAACGGCACCTATTACAGCAGCCAGAAACCGGCCACCTTCGCCAAGTGGCGCGACGAGACGCCGGATGGCTTCGTGTTCTCGCTCAAGGCCTCGCGCTACGCCACCAACCGCCGCGAACTGGCCGGCGCGGGGGAATCCGTGCACCGCTTCGTGCATGGCGGCATCGCCGAGCTGGGGCCCAAGCTGGGACCGATCGTGTGGCAGTTCGCGCCCACCAAGGTGTTCGACGCCGACGACTTCGGCGCCTTCCTGGCGCTGTTGCCGGACCAGGTCGACGGCCTGCCGCTGCGCCACGTGATGGACGTGCGCCATGCCAGCTTTGCCTGCGAGGCCTACCTGGCCCTGGCGCGCCGCTACCGCGTGGCCACGGTCTACACCGACAGCGAGGACTATCCGTCGCTGGCCGACCGCACCGCCGATTTCGTCTATGCCCGCCTGATGCGCGCCAGCGCCGCCTTCAAGGCCGGCTACGCGCCCAAGGTGCTGGACGCGTGGGCCGAGCGCCTGCGCACCTGGGCGCAGGGCGGCGATCCGGCCGACCTGCCGCGGGTGGACCCGCGCAAGCCGGCCGGCGCGGCGCATGCGCGCGACGTGTTCGCGTTCTTCATCAACGGCGCCAAGGAGCGCGCGCCGGCGGCGGCGCGCGCCATGATCGAGCGGCTGTAG
- the gorA gene encoding glutathione-disulfide reductase, whose product MAFDFDLFVIGAGSGGVRAARFAAGFGARVAVAESRYLGGTCVNVGCVPKKLLVYGAHYSEDFEQAHGFGWSAGQPSFDWPTLIANKNCEIERLNGIYRNLLVNSGVTLLEAHARIKDPHTVEVDGKTYTAAHILVATGGWPQVPDIPGKEHAITSNEAFFLETLPRRVLVVGGGYIAVEFASIFNGMGAQTTQVYRGPLFLRGFDQAVREHLRDELLKKGIDLKFDADVARIDKRADGTLAATLKDGSVIETDCVFYATGRRPMLDNLGLENTGVKLDAKGFIAVDDEYRTSEASILAIGDVIGRVPLTPVALAEGMAVARRLFRPEEYRKVDYKLIPTAVFSLPNIGTVGMTTEEARAAGHTVKLFESRFRPMKLTLTESQEKTLMKLIVDADTDKVLGVHMVGPEAGEIVQGIAIALKAGATKRVFDDTIGIHPTAAEEFVTLRTPVAN is encoded by the coding sequence ATGGCATTCGATTTCGACCTGTTTGTGATCGGCGCGGGCTCCGGCGGCGTGCGCGCGGCCCGCTTCGCGGCCGGTTTCGGCGCCCGCGTGGCGGTGGCGGAAAGCCGCTACCTGGGCGGCACCTGCGTCAACGTGGGCTGCGTGCCCAAGAAGCTGCTGGTCTACGGCGCCCACTACAGCGAAGATTTCGAGCAGGCCCACGGCTTTGGCTGGAGCGCCGGCCAGCCCAGCTTCGACTGGCCCACGTTGATCGCCAACAAGAACTGCGAGATCGAGCGTCTTAACGGCATTTACCGCAACTTGCTGGTCAATAGCGGCGTGACGCTGCTGGAAGCCCATGCCCGCATCAAGGATCCGCACACGGTCGAGGTCGACGGCAAGACCTACACCGCCGCCCACATCCTGGTGGCCACCGGCGGCTGGCCGCAGGTGCCGGACATCCCTGGCAAGGAACACGCCATCACCTCGAACGAGGCCTTCTTCCTGGAGACGCTGCCGCGCCGCGTGCTGGTGGTGGGCGGCGGCTACATCGCGGTCGAGTTCGCCTCCATCTTCAACGGCATGGGCGCGCAGACCACCCAGGTCTACCGCGGCCCGCTGTTCCTGCGCGGCTTCGACCAGGCGGTGCGCGAGCACCTGCGCGACGAGCTGCTCAAGAAGGGCATCGACCTGAAGTTCGACGCCGACGTGGCCCGCATCGACAAGCGCGCCGACGGCACTCTGGCCGCCACGCTCAAGGACGGCAGCGTGATCGAGACCGATTGCGTGTTCTACGCCACCGGCCGCCGCCCGATGCTGGACAACCTGGGCCTGGAGAACACCGGCGTCAAGCTCGACGCCAAGGGCTTCATCGCGGTCGACGACGAATACCGCACCAGCGAAGCGTCGATCCTGGCGATCGGCGACGTCATCGGCCGCGTGCCGCTGACGCCGGTGGCGCTGGCCGAGGGCATGGCGGTGGCGCGCCGCCTGTTCCGCCCCGAGGAATACCGCAAGGTCGACTACAAGCTGATCCCGACCGCCGTGTTCAGCCTGCCCAACATCGGCACCGTCGGCATGACGACCGAAGAGGCGCGCGCGGCCGGCCACACGGTCAAGCTGTTCGAAAGCCGCTTCCGCCCCATGAAGCTGACGCTGACCGAGTCGCAGGAAAAGACCCTGATGAAGCTGATCGTGGACGCCGACACCGACAAGGTGCTGGGCGTGCACATGGTCGGCCCGGAAGCCGGCGAGATCGTGCAGGGCATCGCCATCGCGCTCAAGGCCGGCGCCACCAAGCGCGTGTTCGACGACACCATCGGCATCCACCCGACCGCGGCCGAAGAGTTCGTGACGCTGCGCACGCCGGTCGCGAACTAA
- a CDS encoding LysE family translocator produces MSLDTWLAFVGASALLLMLPGPTILTVISYSITHGRRARLPLVLAVALGDSTALALSLLGLGALLSASAFWFTVVKTAGGLYLLYLGVKLLRAGVAPATLPQAGAAGSRWKLFANTYLVTALNPKGIIFFVAFLPQFIDPAGDVTRQLWTLSATFVACAGLNATAYAVFAGSARRLLASPRAQRGFNLGGGALLSAAGIWALLARRA; encoded by the coding sequence ATGTCGCTCGACACCTGGCTGGCTTTCGTCGGCGCGTCCGCCCTGCTGCTGATGCTGCCCGGCCCCACGATCCTCACCGTCATCAGCTATTCCATCACCCATGGCCGCCGCGCCCGCCTGCCGCTGGTGCTGGCGGTGGCGCTGGGCGATTCCACCGCCCTGGCCCTGTCGCTGCTGGGCCTGGGCGCGCTGCTGTCGGCCTCGGCGTTCTGGTTCACCGTGGTCAAGACCGCAGGCGGCCTGTACCTGCTGTACCTGGGCGTCAAGCTGCTGCGCGCCGGGGTGGCTCCCGCCACGCTGCCGCAGGCCGGCGCGGCCGGCTCGCGCTGGAAGCTGTTCGCCAACACCTACCTGGTGACGGCGCTGAACCCCAAGGGCATCATCTTCTTCGTCGCCTTCCTGCCGCAGTTCATCGATCCGGCGGGCGACGTCACGCGCCAGCTGTGGACGCTGTCGGCCACCTTCGTGGCCTGCGCCGGCCTGAACGCCACCGCTTACGCGGTGTTCGCCGGTTCGGCGCGCCGCCTGCTGGCCTCGCCGCGCGCGCAGCGCGGCTTCAACCTCGGCGGCGGCGCGCTGCTGTCCGCCGCCGGCATCTGGGCGTTGCTGGCGCGCCGCGCCTGA
- the aceE gene encoding pyruvate dehydrogenase (acetyl-transferring), homodimeric type, with translation MEPEIDCVDIDPEETSEWLDAMQAVLAHEGLPRTHYLLDRLIDQDRDRSGGYATAGVTPYVNTIGLPAQAPFPGDTRIEARLDAYLRWNAMAMVLRAGKHSGVGGHIATYASATTLYETGYRHFFRAATPDYLGDMLYIQGHSAPGIYARAYLEGRLSEAELDRFRREIGGGGLASYPHPRTMPGFWQFPTVSMGLGPLMAAYQARYMRYLEDRGLIAAQDRRVWGFLGDGEQDQPETLAAVAMAGREKLDNLIFVVNCNLQRLDGPVRGNAKIIQELESVYRGAGWNVIKVIWGGGWDALLAQDHDGRLRRRMMACVDGEYQVFKARGGAYVREHFFGADPVLLERVAHLSDDEIGALNRGGHDPVKMHAAYAAALAHRGQPTVILAKTVKGYGMGAAGEAANTNHQQKKMADPAVRAYRDRFALPVPDERLEEIPYIRPEPGTPEQAYLEAATRRAGGHLPLRPAGPGPQATPALEAFAAHLKGSDGREFSTTMAFVRILAQLLKDPEIGARVVPIVPDESRTFGMDGMFRQVGIYSHVGQLYTPQDADQLSVYREDRRGQILQEGINESGAMASWIAAATAYSTHGVATIPFYIFYSMFGFQRVGDLAWAAGDIRARGFLLGATSGRTTLEGEGLQHDDGHSHVLASVIPSCIAYDPAYAYEIAVIVQDGMRRMYQEEEDVFYYLTLINEKTAHPPMPEGAEAGILKGMYRLREGGPGEARAQLLGSGAILGETLAAADLLQQDFGVAADVWSVTSYSELRRDGQETERWNRLHPLDAARQGFVETRLADTRGPVIAATDYMKTVAEQIRPFVGRRYVTLGTDGFGRSDTRQALRAFFEVDRHHIVLATLKALADEGVLPAERAAEAIRRYGLDPEAVSAALP, from the coding sequence ATGGAACCCGAGATCGACTGCGTCGACATCGACCCCGAAGAAACCAGTGAGTGGCTGGACGCGATGCAGGCGGTGCTGGCCCACGAAGGCCTGCCGCGCACGCACTACCTGCTGGACCGCCTGATCGACCAGGACCGCGACCGCAGCGGCGGCTACGCCACGGCCGGCGTCACGCCCTACGTCAACACGATCGGCCTGCCGGCCCAGGCGCCGTTCCCCGGCGACACCCGCATCGAGGCGCGGCTGGACGCCTACCTGCGCTGGAACGCCATGGCCATGGTGCTGCGCGCCGGCAAGCATTCCGGCGTGGGCGGGCACATCGCCACCTACGCCTCGGCCACCACCCTGTACGAAACCGGCTACCGCCATTTCTTCCGCGCCGCCACGCCGGACTACCTGGGCGACATGCTCTACATCCAGGGCCATTCGGCGCCCGGCATCTACGCCCGCGCCTACCTGGAAGGGCGCCTGTCCGAGGCCGAACTGGACCGCTTCCGCCGCGAGATCGGCGGCGGCGGGCTGGCCTCGTATCCGCACCCGCGCACCATGCCCGGGTTCTGGCAGTTCCCGACCGTGTCGATGGGCCTGGGCCCGCTGATGGCGGCCTACCAGGCGCGCTACATGCGCTACCTGGAAGACCGCGGCCTGATCGCGGCGCAGGACCGGCGCGTCTGGGGTTTCCTGGGCGACGGCGAGCAGGACCAGCCCGAGACGCTGGCGGCGGTGGCCATGGCCGGCCGCGAAAAGCTCGACAACCTGATCTTCGTGGTCAACTGCAACCTGCAGCGCCTGGACGGCCCGGTGCGCGGCAACGCCAAGATCATCCAGGAACTGGAAAGCGTCTATCGCGGCGCCGGCTGGAACGTCATCAAGGTGATCTGGGGCGGCGGCTGGGACGCGCTGCTGGCGCAGGACCACGACGGCCGCCTGCGGCGTCGCATGATGGCGTGCGTGGACGGCGAATACCAGGTGTTCAAGGCGCGCGGCGGCGCCTACGTGCGCGAGCATTTCTTCGGTGCCGACCCGGTGCTGCTGGAACGCGTGGCGCACCTGAGCGACGACGAGATCGGCGCGCTCAACCGCGGCGGCCACGACCCGGTCAAGATGCATGCGGCCTACGCCGCGGCGCTGGCGCATCGCGGCCAGCCCACGGTGATCCTGGCCAAGACGGTCAAGGGCTACGGCATGGGCGCGGCCGGCGAGGCCGCCAACACCAACCACCAGCAGAAGAAGATGGCCGACCCGGCGGTGCGCGCCTACCGCGATCGCTTCGCCTTGCCGGTGCCGGACGAGCGCCTGGAAGAGATCCCGTACATCAGGCCGGAACCCGGCACGCCGGAACAGGCCTACCTGGAAGCGGCCACCCGGCGCGCCGGCGGCCACCTGCCGCTGCGCCCGGCCGGCCCCGGGCCGCAGGCCACGCCCGCGCTGGAGGCGTTCGCCGCGCACCTGAAGGGCAGCGACGGCCGCGAGTTTTCCACCACCATGGCGTTCGTGCGCATCCTGGCGCAGTTGCTCAAGGATCCGGAGATCGGCGCGCGCGTGGTGCCCATCGTGCCCGATGAATCGCGCACCTTCGGCATGGACGGCATGTTCCGCCAGGTCGGCATCTATTCGCACGTGGGCCAGCTGTACACGCCGCAGGACGCCGATCAGCTCAGCGTCTACCGCGAGGACCGGCGCGGCCAGATCCTGCAGGAAGGCATCAACGAATCAGGCGCCATGGCCTCGTGGATCGCCGCCGCCACCGCCTACAGCACCCACGGCGTGGCCACGATTCCGTTCTACATCTTCTATTCGATGTTCGGGTTCCAGCGCGTCGGCGACCTGGCCTGGGCGGCCGGCGACATCCGCGCGCGCGGCTTCCTGCTGGGGGCGACCTCGGGCCGCACCACGCTGGAGGGCGAGGGCCTGCAGCACGACGACGGCCACAGCCACGTGCTGGCCTCGGTCATCCCGTCGTGCATCGCCTATGACCCGGCCTATGCCTACGAGATCGCGGTGATCGTGCAGGACGGCATGCGCCGCATGTACCAGGAGGAGGAAGACGTCTTCTACTACCTGACGCTGATCAACGAGAAGACCGCCCACCCGCCGATGCCGGAAGGCGCCGAGGCCGGCATCCTCAAGGGCATGTACCGCCTGCGCGAGGGCGGTCCGGGCGAGGCGCGCGCGCAGTTGCTGGGCAGCGGCGCCATCCTGGGCGAGACCCTGGCCGCGGCCGACCTGCTGCAACAGGACTTCGGCGTGGCGGCCGACGTCTGGAGCGTCACCAGCTATTCGGAGCTGCGCCGCGACGGGCAGGAGACCGAGCGCTGGAACCGCCTGCATCCGCTGGACGCGGCGCGCCAGGGGTTCGTCGAGACCCGCCTGGCCGACACCCGGGGGCCGGTGATCGCGGCCACCGACTACATGAAGACGGTGGCCGAGCAGATCCGTCCTTTCGTGGGGCGCCGCTACGTGACGCTGGGCACCGACGGCTTCGGCCGCTCGGACACGCGCCAGGCGCTGCGGGCGTTCTTCGAGGTGGACCGGCACCACATCGTGCTGGCCACGCTCAAGGCGCTGGCGGACGAGGGCGTGTTGCCGGCCGAGCGGGCGGCCGAGGCGATCCGGCGCTACGGGCTGGATCCGGAGGCGGTGTCGGCGGCCTTGCCGTAA
- a CDS encoding c-type cytochrome translates to MFPAIRIAVAVGLAAGGLATAAAESPAQLDPAGEKLYRSACVVCHASGVANAPKLGDKQAWAPFLAQGADALLATVLKGKGAMPPRGGTAADEASLRAAVAYMMAAAR, encoded by the coding sequence ATGTTTCCCGCAATCAGAATCGCCGTGGCCGTCGGCCTGGCCGCGGGCGGGCTCGCCACCGCCGCGGCAGAGTCCCCGGCGCAGCTCGACCCGGCCGGTGAAAAGCTTTACCGCTCGGCCTGCGTGGTGTGCCACGCGAGCGGCGTGGCCAACGCGCCCAAGCTGGGCGACAAACAGGCCTGGGCGCCGTTCCTGGCGCAGGGCGCCGACGCGCTGCTGGCCACCGTGCTCAAGGGCAAGGGCGCCATGCCGCCGCGCGGCGGCACCGCCGCCGACGAGGCCTCGCTGCGCGCCGCCGTGGCGTACATGATGGCCGCCGCGCGCTAG
- the nirK gene encoding copper-containing nitrite reductase — MNALRPTLLAAALAFSMAAGTAWAQDADKLPHTKVTLVAPPQVHPHEQATKSGPKVVEFTMTIEEKKMVIDDKGTTLQAMTFNGSMPGPTLVVHEGDYVQLTLVNPATNAMPHNVDFHAATGALGGAKLTNVNPGEQATLRFKADRSGTFVYHCAPEGMVPWHVVSGMSGTLMVLPRDGLKDPQGKPLHYDRAYTIGEFDLYIPKGADGKYKDYATLAESYGDTVQVMRTLTPSHIVFNGKVGALTGANALTAKVGETVLLIHSQANRDTRPHLIGGHGDWVWETGKFANPPQRNLETWFIRGGSAGAALYTFKQPGVYAYLNHNLIEAFELGAAGHIKVEGKWNDDLMKQIKAPAPIPR, encoded by the coding sequence ATGAACGCATTACGGCCCACTTTGCTGGCGGCGGCGCTGGCTTTCTCGATGGCCGCGGGGACCGCCTGGGCGCAGGACGCCGACAAGCTGCCCCACACCAAGGTCACGCTGGTGGCCCCGCCCCAGGTGCATCCGCACGAGCAGGCGACCAAGTCGGGTCCCAAGGTCGTCGAATTCACCATGACCATCGAGGAAAAGAAGATGGTGATCGACGACAAGGGCACGACGCTGCAGGCCATGACGTTCAATGGCTCCATGCCCGGCCCCACGCTGGTGGTGCACGAGGGCGACTACGTCCAGCTGACGTTGGTCAACCCGGCCACCAACGCCATGCCGCACAACGTCGACTTCCACGCAGCCACCGGCGCGCTGGGCGGCGCCAAGCTGACCAACGTCAATCCGGGCGAACAGGCCACGCTGCGCTTCAAGGCCGACCGCAGCGGCACTTTCGTCTACCACTGTGCGCCCGAAGGCATGGTGCCGTGGCACGTGGTGTCGGGCATGAGCGGCACGCTGATGGTGCTGCCGCGCGACGGTCTCAAGGACCCGCAGGGCAAGCCGCTGCACTACGACCGCGCCTACACCATCGGCGAGTTCGACCTGTACATCCCCAAGGGCGCGGACGGCAAGTACAAGGACTACGCCACGCTGGCCGAAAGCTACGGTGACACGGTGCAGGTGATGCGCACGCTGACGCCGTCGCACATCGTCTTCAACGGCAAGGTCGGCGCGCTGACCGGCGCCAATGCGCTCACCGCCAAGGTTGGCGAGACCGTGCTGCTGATCCACTCGCAGGCCAACCGCGACACCCGTCCGCACCTGATCGGCGGCCATGGCGACTGGGTCTGGGAGACCGGCAAGTTCGCCAATCCGCCGCAGCGCAACCTGGAGACCTGGTTCATCCGTGGCGGGTCGGCTGGCGCCGCGCTCTACACCTTCAAGCAGCCCGGGGTGTACGCCTACCTGAACCACAACCTGATCGAGGCGTTCGAGCTGGGCGCGGCCGGCCACATCAAGGTCGAGGGCAAGTGGAACGACGACCTGATGAAGCAGATCAAGGCGCCCGCGCCGATCCCGCGCTGA
- a CDS encoding Crp/Fnr family transcriptional regulator codes for MSSPLCHALLRNLDLFKPLSDAQLESALRGAQPCRLEAGAVVYHQGASAAHFFVLLSGCLKVAQVTPEGGQVVVRYVNPGDLFGLACAMRQPRYPATVLAVQESVCLAWPDALWERFTSHHPQLAALALQTMGQRLQDAHLRIQELSNEEVEQRVARAILRLVDSAGQPTADGIGIAFPITRQDIAEMTGTTLHTVSRLLSGWKQRGIVDSGRKRIVLRSPAALARVGAHAPAAGCAGCASCIDGPPGIATDLSAEKR; via the coding sequence ATGTCGTCGCCCCTTTGTCATGCCCTGCTGCGCAATCTGGACCTGTTCAAGCCCCTGTCCGACGCGCAGCTGGAATCCGCGTTGCGCGGCGCGCAGCCCTGCCGGCTCGAGGCCGGCGCCGTGGTCTACCACCAGGGCGCCAGCGCGGCGCATTTCTTCGTGCTGCTCAGCGGCTGCCTGAAAGTGGCGCAGGTCACGCCCGAAGGCGGCCAGGTGGTGGTGCGCTACGTCAATCCCGGCGACCTGTTCGGCCTGGCCTGCGCCATGCGCCAGCCGCGCTATCCCGCCACCGTGCTGGCGGTGCAGGAAAGCGTCTGCCTGGCCTGGCCGGACGCGCTCTGGGAACGCTTCACCAGCCACCATCCGCAACTGGCGGCACTCGCCCTGCAGACCATGGGCCAGCGTCTGCAGGACGCGCACCTGCGCATCCAGGAGCTGTCCAACGAAGAGGTTGAACAGCGCGTGGCGCGCGCCATCCTGCGGCTGGTGGACAGCGCCGGCCAACCCACCGCCGACGGCATCGGCATCGCCTTCCCGATCACGCGCCAGGACATCGCCGAGATGACCGGCACCACGCTGCACACCGTCAGCCGCCTGCTCAGCGGCTGGAAGCAGCGCGGCATCGTCGACAGCGGCCGCAAGCGCATCGTGCTGCGCTCGCCCGCCGCGCTGGCGCGGGTCGGCGCGCATGCGCCGGCGGCGGGCTGTGCGGGCTGCGCGTCCTGTATCGACGGGCCGCCAGGCATCGCTACGGATTTGAGCGCTGAAAAGCGGTAG
- a CDS encoding DUF433 domain-containing protein, whose protein sequence is MYNGTGIYSLREAGRLVQAKPRDLNRWLFGYHFPKKGPDGEHMRAFSPPLWQTQVDTSEYEEPIIGFQDLLEVRFVRAFIQHGIPLIVIRKCLESARSIYGVAYPFTNLQFKTDGKTIFGEALKEAESEGASLVDLKNRQNVFRDIITPSLYTGIEYNGTQATKWYPTPKRERIVLDPSRQFGSPIIEDTGTPTDVLYASYLAEGENEGAIVTTSAIYDVPHRFVRSAVRFESGLKQRNH, encoded by the coding sequence ATGTACAACGGCACTGGAATCTATTCTCTGCGGGAAGCCGGCAGACTGGTGCAGGCCAAACCGCGCGACTTGAACCGTTGGCTATTTGGGTATCACTTTCCCAAAAAAGGCCCGGACGGCGAACACATGCGAGCGTTTTCTCCACCGCTCTGGCAGACGCAGGTGGACACCTCCGAATACGAAGAGCCGATCATTGGCTTCCAAGACCTTCTGGAAGTCCGGTTCGTCCGAGCGTTTATCCAACATGGAATTCCGCTCATCGTCATACGGAAATGCCTGGAAAGCGCGCGCTCCATCTACGGTGTCGCATATCCGTTCACGAACCTGCAATTCAAGACCGATGGCAAGACGATCTTTGGCGAAGCGCTGAAAGAGGCTGAAAGCGAAGGAGCGTCGCTCGTCGATTTGAAGAATCGTCAAAACGTCTTCCGCGACATCATTACGCCATCGCTATACACGGGTATCGAATACAACGGCACCCAGGCGACAAAGTGGTATCCAACCCCAAAACGCGAACGGATTGTCCTTGATCCATCAAGGCAATTCGGCAGCCCCATCATCGAAGATACAGGGACGCCGACGGACGTTCTTTACGCCTCATATCTTGCGGAAGGTGAAAACGAAGGCGCCATCGTGACTACGTCGGCGATCTACGATGTTCCGCACAGATTTGTGCGCTCTGCTGTCCGGTTCGAATCCGGTCTGAAGCAGAGGAATCATTGA